AGCATGCATCCAGTTGGTCCACTCTGTGTGCCAGGTATGTCGTAGAGCCACTTCGAGTCTCTCGGCTTCACCAGTCGTCTCAAGTGTACACTAGATTCCAATGAACTGTAGTAAGACTAGTTGTATGCGTTCAGTTTTTTAATTAAAAAGTTATGCCATGCATAATGCCACATTCCAATCAGTTGATCACGATCTTGGCTCAACTCGTAAGCAATGTTATGGTAATGTAATAATATGCTGGAATACCTTTTTTAGTGAGTTGTTCGAATTTCTGAACTCCCTTATTTCATATGTTCCCTTTGACTGAATAAGCAGACATCACAGATAAAAACAAGTGTTTCGTTTTCACATAcgtgacctttgacctatttagcAGGGTACCATAAACCCACTTACTNNNNNNNNNNNNNNNNNNNNNNNNNNNNNNNNNNNNNNNNNNNNNNNNNNNNNNNNNNNNNNNNNNNNNNNNNNNNNNNNNNNNNNNNNNNNNNNNNNNNNNNNNNNNNNNNNNNNNNNNNNNNNNNNNNNNNNNNNNNNNNNNNNNNNNNNNNNNNNNNNNNNNNNNNNNNNNNNNNNNNNNNNNNNNNNNNNNNNNNNNNNNNNNNNNNNNNNNNNNNNNNNNNNNNNNNNNNNNNNNNNNNNNNNNNNNNNNNNNNNNNNNNNNNNNNNNNNNNNNNNNNNNNNNNNNNNNNNNNNNNNNNNNNNNNNNNNNNNNNNNNNNNNNNNNNNNNNNNNNNNNNNNNNNNNNNNNNNNNNNNNNNNNNNNNNNNNNNNNNNNNNNNNNNNNNNNNNNNNNNNNNNNNNNNNNNNNNNNNNNNNNNNNNNNNNNNNNNNNNNNNNNNNNNNNNNNNNNNNNNNNNNNNNNNNNNNNNNNNNNNNNNNNNNNNNNNNNNNNNNNNNNNNNNNNNNNNNNNNNNNNNNNNNNNNNNNNNNNNNNNNNNNNNNNNNNNNNNNNNNNNNNNNNNNNNNNNNNNNNNNNNNNNNNNNNNNNNNNNNNNNNNNNNNNNNNNNNNNNNNNNNNNNNNNNNNNNNNNNNNNNNNNNNNNNNNNNNNNNNNNNNNNNNNNNNNNNNNNNNNNNNNNNNNNNNNNNNNNNNNNNNNNNNNNNNNNNNNNNNNNNNNNNNNNNNNNNNNNNNNNNNNNNNNNNNNNNNNNNNNNNNNNNNNNNNNNNNNNNNNNNNNNNNNNNNNNNNNNNNNNNNNNNNNNNNNNNNNNNNNNNNNNNNNNNNNNNNNNNNNNNNNNNNNNNNNNNNNNNNNNNNNNNNNNNNNNNNNNNNNNNNNNNNNNNNNNNNNNNNNNNNNNNNNNNNNNNNNNNNNNNNNNNNNNNNNNNNNNNNNNNNNNNNNNNNNNNNNNNNNNNNNNNNNNNNNNNNNNNNNNNNNNNNNNNNNNNNNNNNNNNNNNNNNNNNNNNNNNNNNNNNNNNNNNNNNNNNNNNNNNNNNNNNNNNNNNNNNNNNNNNNNNNNNNNNNNNNNNNNNNNNNNNNNNNNNNNNNNNNNNNNNNNNNNNNNNNNNNNNNNNNNNNNNNNNNNNNNNNNNNNNNNNNNNNNNNNNNNNNNNNNNNNNNNNNNNNNNNNNNNNNNNNNNNNNNNNNNNNNNNNNNNNNNNNNNNNNNNNNNNNNNNNNNNNNNNNNNNNNNNNNNNNNNNNNNNNNNNNNNNNNNNNNNNNNNNNNNNNNNNNNNNNNNNNNNNNNNNNNNNNNNNNNNNNNNNNNNNNNNNNNNNNNNNNNNNNNNNNNNNNNNNNNNNNNNNNNNNNNNNNNNNNNNNNNNNNNNNNNNNNNNNNNNNNNNNNNNNNNNNNNNNNNNNNNNNNNNNNNNNNNNNNNNNNNNNNNNNNNNNNNNNNNNNNNNNNNNNNNNNNNNNNNNNNNNNNNNNNNNNNNNNNNNNNNNNNNNNNNNNNNNNNNNNNNNNNNNNNNNNNNNNNNNNNNNNNNNNNNNNNNNNNNNNNNNNNNNNNNNNNNNNNNNNNNNNNNNNNNNNNNNNNNNNNNNNNNNNNNNNNNNNNNNNNNNNNNNNNNNNNNNNNNNNNNNNNNNNNNNNNNNNNNNNNNNNNNNNNNNNNNNNNNNNNNNNNNNNNNNNNNNNNNNNNNNNNNNNNNNNNNNNNNNNNNNNNNNNNNNNNNNNNNNNNNNNNNNNNNNNNNNNNNNNNNNNNNNNNNNNNNNNNNNNNNNNNNNNNNNNNNNNNNNNNNNNNNNNNNNNNNNNNNNNNNNNNNNNNNNNNNNNNNNNNNNNNNNGTAAGTATATGAACATGACCTCTATTCACTAACCCCATTCTCAAgaaacacaaccccccccccccctctctgttttgtTATCCATCCTGCTCTTTGTCTCTGTGGCCAGGTCTCTATGGCAATGAGGGTCCTGCCTGTGCGCCTGGTGGAGCCCCGTGTGGACGGCTCCAGGCAGTGTTGAGCAGATACATGCCCACCCCTCCCTGCTGTGGCTGGGGCCCTGGCTGGGTCTGGACCTGGACGCCCAGCAGGCAATGGAGCTGCTCTGCCTGGCGGGGCTCTCTTAGCCCTGGGAGCAGCCCTACTGGAGCCCCTCCGAGACAGCCTGGTCTTCTTCTGCCTCTGGgcctctacttctccctctgtcagGTCGGTGGGTGGGGTGGTTGTCTGGCTGCCATTGGTTTGGTTAGATACTGTacattaaataaatgatacagTAAATGAATCAACATCTTTCTCTTGACAGGTGGGTCAAGACTTTCTGCGTTTTCCAGTGGTAAGTGACCTGTTCTCCGACTTCTCGTATGGCTGAATTGATAGAGCGTACATAGGCTGCAAAGCTCAGACTTTTAAACTCTTATGACACAAAACTGTACTGttcaatgtatactgaacaaaaatataaacgcaacaatttcaattagtttactgagttacagtttatataaggaaatcagttgatttaaataaattcattaggccctcatctatggatttcacatgactctgCAATGCGTggtcctgggagggcataggggAGTGTGAGGGAACTTGGGAACCAGGTCCGCCCGCTGGGGAGTGTGAGGGGGAAAATGATGTATTCACCTTATTTGTTTGAGATTAATAGTTGACAATGCATTACTTGAAAGGTCCTATTAATGTTATggtttttatggtctccactctagctCTGCAGGTAGTCTGGGTGTTGGGCACATGGtttttactagagatagcttaAAGCTGACAATTGATTCATGTCTCGGTGATAAAAACCAAACAGCCACATTCCAGTCTATGATTAGTGGTGCATGTGAGACATATGTCTCAGGTCTAACTGGGCCTGCATTCTATAGATAGAGAGACCCTGAAGGAATACAGCAAACATTTCAGTGTTTctcatccttgcatctgggaaacttGACCTGGAGGAGtagaataacccccccccccctgcagttTTAGGTTTGGTATTTAAAGAACTGGTATTCTCTGTATGATTCAAGCACTCGGTCCGACAGTCGAGACTGTTTGGATTGAcggcttcattattgcaataattaagcaatattgaataaagatgattgtttgaggAAATTACCGTCTCTCTCACTTGAATAGAATTTTCACCacaggagccaggcccagccagtcagagtgagttttcccccacaaaacggctttattacagacagaaatactcctcagtttcatcagctgtccgggtggctggtctcagacgaccctgctggtgaagaagccagatatggaggtcctgggctggtgtggttacacatggtctgcagttgtgaggccagatGGGGTACTGccgaattctctaaaatgacattggaggtggcttatggtagagaaattaacaaattctcagcaacagctctggtggacattttttTGTGGTCttcttttgtccccagcacaatgtgcacctgtgtaatgatcatactgtttaatcagcttcttgatatgccacgcctgtcaggtggatggattatcttggcaaaggagaaatactcactaacagggatgtaaacaaatttgtgcacaaaatttggtAGAAAACATTTTGTGTGTCTGGAaagtttctgggatcttttatttgagctcatgaaacatgggaccaacactttacatattgcgtttatatttttgttgagtatagCTTCGGGACCGCAACTAAATGGGAGTCTGTTGGGACGTTGGGCTGAAATTGGGACTCCTGATCCCAATGTCAGGCCAGTGTCCCAACAGCTTCTGGACCGCAACTAATTGGGAGTCTATGTTCAATGGTACGAGTAATGTGAAGACTGGTTGAGTAATGATAACATTAGTCATGCTTGTAGATTTATTAATAATGACAATGAGGAAGGAATGCATGTGCTTGGCTATGATTGTAAAGTGTGCATCACGTAAGGGGTATGTACCTCACCCAGCGGCAGTATTCTCATTAACTtccatgatgataatgatgatgccTGGAGCCTCACTACACATCAGTCGCAGTTCAGGAAAAGTGTCCGAGATTAAAAACGGGATCTCAAAAAAGGTGTGAGGTGCAGTGTTATGGGGCAATCTTTACTCATCCATGTCTCATACCCTCTGTCACCCCATCAACCCCTTCCCTCTTCCCAGCGGTGAACCACATGTTTGAGGCCCAGGGAATCCCCCTGCCCTGGTCCTGGTTCATCCAGCAGCTGCCAGACTGGTACCTGAAGCTGGGGACTGTTGGTCTGTTGGTGACAGAGATCGCTGTACCCCCCCTCTACTTCGCCCCCATCCGCCACCTCAGACTGGCAGCCTTCtacattcaggtgtgtgtgtggttacaccAGCAGCTGCTAAACATGAGCATGTAAAATGTCTGAGAAAGGATTGAGCACACTGAAATATAGGCTTCCAGTTTGTTTTCAAAGTTTTCACCCGCCCCCTAAATCGCTATCAAGTGTTGAGGtctggctgagagaggagaggttcaGAAAGACACCTGAATAAacacctacctacagtacaatTTACCTAGTCTGTTATCATCCAGGGAATCGCCAGACTCCGATGCTGCTATAAGGctctagactgtgtgtgtgtgtgtgtgacttttgtATGTTTGATGGTGAATTATTGACACCTAACTATACACATGTCTAAGGGATTTTGAATGTTGCAGGATTGCGACCGCAATGTAATTTGCATGATGCCTTTATGTAACTATATCTACTGTACCTACTTCTCTCTGTAACTGATAACCAGGCAACATACCAGGTGAAGTTGATGCTCTTGGGGAACTATggcttcctccccttcctctccctggcTCTGACTTTCTCCCTGTTGGACGACAACCATATCAGCTACTGGCTGGGCCACGGCAAGAAGAAGAGAACCAAGAGTATGAACTCACTTCTCTACTTATGCAACCTTCAACTCTCACAGCTCACATTTAACACCAGAGTAGACGTTCAGGCCAGCTTTCTCCCTAATACAGCATTATACACGCCCAGTATGGTGTTTAAGCTGGTGGAAGGTACTATAAAACACAAAGGCTGTTACAGTAATTACTGACATTACACAGTGAGGGGTGCATTGTTGAGTGCATGCCAGCAGAACACTGGTTCAGTTCCGATGGGTGTCCTTGTGTCTTGAtggcagggagaggggaaaagagggggtTATTGTTTTATTCCCGGGCAGAGTAGTCTGATCTGGCAGGATGTCAGGTGTTGTCCTGTTTAAACAAAAGACATCACAGAAGTACTTAACTGCATTTAACATTCCTAATGTCCTAATGGGTAACCCCTTAACTtaatttacaaaatacatttttagtaGCTGGACAAAAACAAATGATGGGCTCTGTTTGTGATACTAAGACTACCTAATCTaatgaagtttttttttttgcagcttGGTCCCAAACCATAATGTCATTGCTGGTTGTACTGGCTGTATTTGCTGTCATCATCTATGGAACTAAAGTGCTCTTCACACTGGAGATCGACTGGGAGGCCAATACTATAACCTCTAAAACCGGTAGGTTATCATctatatacagggcattcggaaagtattcagaccccttaaccttttccacattttgttacgttacagccttattctattttTAATtgctcaatctaaacacaataccccataatgacaaagcaaaaataggtttttagattttttttgtgcaaatgtataaaataaaataaaaagataacctacttatgtaaatgtgttcatcaaggatcactcagCACTAAGGTCTGTTCATAtttgtctcgatcctgactattctcccagtccctcctgatgaaaaacatctccacagcatgatgctgccaccaccaccatgcttcaccgtagggatggtgacaggtttcctacagacgtgacgcttggcattcaggccaaagagttcaatcttggtttcatcagaccagagaatcttgtttctcatggtctgagagtctttaggctgtcatgtgccttttactgaggagtggcttttgtctcgccactctaccataaaggcctgattggtggagtgctgcagagatggttgtccttctggaaggttctcccatctccacagacgaactctggagctctgtcagagttgaccatctggttcttggtctcgtcactgaccaaggccctgctccaccaattgctcagtttggccgggcggccagctctaggaagagtcttggtggttccaaactttttccatttaagaatgatggaggccactgtgttcttggggaccttcaatgctgcagacatttttttggtgcctttccccaaatctgtgccttaacacaatcctgtctcggagctctacagacaattccttcgacctcatggcttggtttttactctgacctgcactgtcaacagtgtgacaggtgtgtgcctttccaaatcatttgaatttaccacaggtggactccaatcaagttgtagaaacatctcaaggatgatcaatggaaacaggatgcacctaagctcaatttcgagtctcataggaaagggtctgaatacttacgtaaatacgtttttttttttttttttgtacatttgcacacaaaaaacaaaacgtttttgctttgtcattatggggtattgtgtgtagattgcggaggagtttttatttatttaatccattttagaataaggctgcaatgtaacaaaataaggaaaaggtcaaggggtctgaatactttccgaaggcactataaaACAGTATACCTAGTGACCCGGTAGGTTAACATCTATATATTACTGTATACCTAGTGACCCGGTAGTGTTTCTCGATTTCATTTCCTGTAGGATGTCAATCATTGATACATTATGTTCATGGTTAAGTGATTTTCATGTATTTGTCCTGTTTTGTAGCCTTCACCCAGCAGCAGTTTGGCAATTGGTTGAAGCTTGTGACAGGACCCACTATCTGGGTAGgagttctctctctcacctgggaGGTGGTGGCAATACCTAGTGACCCGGTAGTGTTTCTCGATTTCATTTCCTGTAGGATGTCAATCATTGATACATTATGTTCATGGTTAAGTGATTTTCATGTATTTGTCCTGTTTTGTAGCCTTCACCCAGCAGCAGTTTGGCAATTGGTTGAAGCTTGTGACAGGACCCACTATCTGGGTAGgagttctctctctcacctgggaGGTGGTGGCAGCTATGCTTGGGTGAGTAGGCCTATTTCATACTAAAACTGTATCTGGAATAAAGTTTGTGATTCAAAGACTGTGGTAGGTCTAGTTCATATCTAGTTCCTTTTTGTTGCATTTGCTGACCCCAGAACAGTGGTCTGCCCCAATGCAGTGTGAGTCATTCTTGTTTTGCGTTAATATCCACTGATCTCAGATCTGTGTTTACTCccactaggtgtgtgtgtgttagagggtgCCTCTGGAAGCTCTGGGGCCTCGTCCAATGGGCTGTCTTTGCCTCAGCTGCAGTCGCTGTGTTTGCTATCAGTGTGGTGAGTCACACCTGTCAATCACACAGGGAGTCTTCTGATTGGTTAACTTTTTCTTTCGTACTTGCATTCATCTACTGAGTAAAACCCATCTAATTACTTTAAGTCAGTGTTTTGTGTAATAGTGAATCACTTTAATGAAGACGGCATACATCTACCTAATTGGTCTGTTGGAGTTACTATTGGTCTAGTAGATGGCACTGTTTATAAGATTCTCTCTGATTGGTCATGGTGTTTTCCTCATCCCCAGGTGCCCTACTCGTCCATGGAACAGGTGTA
This window of the Salvelinus sp. IW2-2015 linkage group LG24, ASM291031v2, whole genome shotgun sequence genome carries:
- the LOC111951402 gene encoding LOW QUALITY PROTEIN: lipase maturation factor 2 (The sequence of the model RefSeq protein was modified relative to this genomic sequence to represent the inferred CDS: inserted 6 bases in 4 codons); translation: MGVTRLTRHMFLWSMAVIYMFAFASLYVQIPGLYGNEGXLPVRLVEPRVDGSRQXVEQIHAHPSLLWLGPWLGLDLDAQQAMELLCLXGALLALGAALLEPLRDSLVFFCLWXLYFSLCQVGQDFLRFPVPHYTSVAVQEKCPRLKTGSQKRCEVQCYGAIFTHPCLIPSVTPSTPSLFPAVNHMFEAQGIPLPWSWFIQQLPDWYLKLGTVGLLVTEIAVPPLYFAPIRHLRLAAFYIQATYQVKLMLLGNYGFLPFLSLALTFSLLDDNHISYWLGHGKKKRTKTWSQTIMSLLVVLAVFAVIIYGTKVLFTLEIDWEANTITSKTAFTQQQFGNWLKLVTGPTIWVGVLSLTWEVVAAMLGCVCVRGCLWKLWGLVQWAVFASAAVAVFAISVVPYSSMEQVYSSKILPEVRQAYKLVERYRLVSAYSLDSRMTGVDGRSEVILEGSMDKNTWTEIEFMYKPGNVGVAPPVVAPHQPRLDWQMSQAAQGLAKQSPWFTSLVHCLLQGNKDVVRLIQTDSAQYPFSQAPPVYLRASLYRYWFTQTTQDGSGPNEWWRRDYAEEFYPAVQLGGPTLEARLSQHGLKEKFPIQPSPDSPLAQVLRQVRGHVQTLPGHLVLWSLLATVATIWLLRTLLSGVLGGRKAKPTPAEPKAKKAKDQPAEKSASASSLKAERENSEESRRDADKSPKKRK